DNA sequence from the Pedobacter sp. W3I1 genome:
TCCCTAAATTATTAGGGGCAACACCAATAGTACTTAAACCGTTAAACGGCGAACGCAATGCACCTTCTGTGGTAATGGTTTGATAAACACCAACAGCCTCATTACCCGTTTTACCATAAGAACCTCTTAACTTAAGGTTATTCACGAATGAAACATTTTTCATGAAGTTTTCTTTGCTAACGTTCCATCCTGCAGCTACTGAAGGAAATACCCCATATTTGGTTGTATTGGCCCCAAATACTGATGAGCCATCTCTCCGTGCTGTTGCTGTAAATAAGTAACGACTATCATACGAATAATTAACCCTAACCATCTGAGAATTTAAACGATACCGATCGGCATAAGAATCGCTGGTTTGCGTTGCTCCTGCACTTAATCTATTATATGAAAGCTCATCATTTACAAATCCTACTGCCCCAGCTGTTGTATTGGTATATTTTCTTTGCTGGGCACTATATAGACCTGTAAAATCTAAATGATGCTTTTGAATATCTTTTGTATAGGTAAGTATATTTTCTAATGTGTAGCTGTTGGTTTGGGCATAAAAAGTTCTGGCAGTACCGAGCATATCATTTGCTTTTCTACCAGTATAACTAGCTGTATTTTCTGGAAAGAAAGTATAACCACCATTTAAACGGTATTTTAAGCCTTTTAAGATACCAGAGAATTTAACCTCAGCATAACCATTTCCATTTAAGTTAGTGCTCCTGCTGATCCGATCAGTTACTAAACCAAGCATAGGATTGGTATAAAGCTGTTCAGGCTCCATCGGAAAGATTTTATATTCTCCTTTATCATTGTAAACTGGTGAGTACGGGCTCATTGCTGTAGCAAAGAGTAAATTTGCTCTCCCCCCATCATAATTATTTCCGGTGAAAAACAGGGATGTACCAACAGTTAAATAATCGGTGACATTAACATCTAAATTAGATCTTAAACTGGTTCTGTTATATTGATAACCTTTTATCGGACCTTTTTGATCCAGATAACCGCCAGAAATAAAATACTTCACATCCTGGCTACCACCAGAAATACTTAGATTATGATCTTGCATTACTCCGGTTTGTGTCACTTCTTTTACCCAATCGGTAGTTGTACCTGAATTATAATAGGCAAGCTCTCCAAAATTCGGAACTGGGCTGGTTTGTGGCTGGTTTATTTGCTTTAAGTAATCAGCGTATTTTTGAAGATATTCTGCACCAGTTCTAGGCTCTAATATATGGGCAATATTTTCTACACCTGCGTAAGCATTGTACCTAATAGTGGGTTTGCCAGTATTTCCTCTCTTGGTGGTAACGAGGATAACCCCATTAGAACCATTGGTACCATAAATTGCTGTAGATGAGGCATCTTTTAATATTTCCACTGAGGCTATATCATTAGGGTTGATATCGTTTAAGGAGCCTCCTGTTTTACTCAATGGCACCCCATCTACAACCACAAATGGGCCTGTGCCTGCTGTAATGGAATTTTGACCACGGATAGATGCTGCTGGCTGGCTGCCTGGTACAGATGAACCACTGGTAATATTTACACCGGCAACAGCGCCCTGGATGGCTTGCAAAACATTGGTAACCGGAAGTTGTGATAAACGTTCTTTTGGAACAGATGCCACAGCACCTGTAACATCAGAACGTTTTTGTGTACCATAACCTACCACCACTACATCTTCCAGATTTTTGTTTTTATCTTCCGCAAGGGTGATGCTCAGTTGCGTTTCATTAGCAACCAGTATTGTACTGCTTACATACCCAACAAAAGTGATCACTAAACTTTCTCCCTTTTGGGCTGATATTTTAAAATTTCCATTGG
Encoded proteins:
- a CDS encoding TonB-dependent receptor is translated as MKRKLLDTSKCAVIFLFALILSLGKSNNSIAQTTAQISISGKVKDSQGNPIPGASISVKGTTQVVASDANGNFKISAQKGESLVITFVGYVSSTILVANETQLSITLAEDKNKNLEDVVVVGYGTQKRSDVTGAVASVPKERLSQLPVTNVLQAIQGAVAGVNITSGSSVPGSQPAASIRGQNSITAGTGPFVVVDGVPLSKTGGSLNDINPNDIASVEILKDASSTAIYGTNGSNGVILVTTKRGNTGKPTIRYNAYAGVENIAHILEPRTGAEYLQKYADYLKQINQPQTSPVPNFGELAYYNSGTTTDWVKEVTQTGVMQDHNLSISGGSQDVKYFISGGYLDQKGPIKGYQYNRTSLRSNLDVNVTDYLTVGTSLFFTGNNYDGGRANLLFATAMSPYSPVYNDKGEYKIFPMEPEQLYTNPMLGLVTDRISRSTNLNGNGYAEVKFSGILKGLKYRLNGGYTFFPENTASYTGRKANDMLGTARTFYAQTNSYTLENILTYTKDIQKHHLDFTGLYSAQQRKYTNTTAGAVGFVNDELSYNRLSAGATQTSDSYADRYRLNSQMVRVNYSYDSRYLFTATARRDGSSVFGANTTKYGVFPSVAAGWNVSKENFMKNVSFVNNLKLRGSYGKTGNEAVGVYQTITTEGALRSPFNGLSTIGVAPNNLGNANLHWESTTTANLGVDFSLFKDRVSGTLDVYRGKTKDLLLNRSLPIITGYSRILDNLGKVENKGIELTINTKNITNGDFKWETSANFTANKNKIIDLYGDGKDDLGNRWFIGKPISVVYDYRMTGVWQTGEDASKQDPGAKAGDLKFADLNGDGVITADKDREIIGQRAPKWTGGLTNTFHYKNWNLSVFIQTAQGITRNNTDLNYGDETGRRNTPAEIGYWTASNPSTTRPALSYNNTRGYGYASDASYTRIKDVTVSYVFSPKIMEKLHLGSLTLYASGRNLYTFTDWIGWDPENDYAPRGSGDWTNNYPLTRSFVFGANISLK